The DNA segment AATCTTTATGCTGAAACAATGCAAAAGAACAAACCCCATATGTCAAAATCCAAACTTGATGTTGAAACAGTGCAAAAGAAGATAAAAGCTGAAGGAATACCAATAACTAAAGTTTTGAAATTTTCAAAGTTGAAGGCTGAGTACAAGTCTTTTGAGGCAAAAAGGGAGTTGTATGGTTCATATGAACTGTTTTTGACTGATAAAAGAGTGGTACACTTGCTTCCTGTTTTATTAGGGAAGCAATTTTACAAGAAGAAGAGGAAGGTACCTGTGCCAGTAGATTTGAGGGGGAATAGTAGTTGGAAAGAGGAGATAGAAAGAGCCTGCGCGTCGAGTTTGTTGTGTTTAGGGAGTGGGACGTGTAGTGTTTTGAAGGTTGGGAGGGGAGGGATGGAGAGTGGTGAAGTTATGGAGAATGTTTTGGCTGCTATTGAAGGAATTGTTGAGTTTGTTCCAAAGAAATTGGGTGGTGTTAGAGCTTTTCATTTGAAGTTTTCGGATTCAT comes from the Nicotiana sylvestris chromosome 4, ASM39365v2, whole genome shotgun sequence genome and includes:
- the LOC104226577 gene encoding uncharacterized protein, giving the protein MAKINEAQVLKAVNALLKWKKLQSKNQSLLSDEEAEQEEETEAEVLEDNFIYLMLTLKKIPPKELTTPHKIPLPHPLFHPLESFSDICLIIDDRPKKPLNSKSNLYAETMQKNKPHMSKSKLDVETVQKKIKAEGIPITKVLKFSKLKAEYKSFEAKRELYGSYELFLTDKRVVHLLPVLLGKQFYKKKRKVPVPVDLRGNSSWKEEIERACASSLLCLGSGTCSVLKVGRGGMESGEVMENVLAAIEGIVEFVPKKLGGVRAFHLKFSDSLALPVYEDLPDSKIEDLKEPKATRKN